In Paenibacillus sp. FSL R7-0345, a single window of DNA contains:
- a CDS encoding recombinase family protein, whose amino-acid sequence MNVENTTSRFVAIYCRVSTDEQAREGVSLDEQQERLKAYCKAMGWTDEVLLFIDDGYSAKSTDRPQLKRLMTYIENGEISKVMVTKLDRMSRRLLDLLTLIDMFQQHQVAFISISESFDTNTPSGRLTLQVLGAVAEFERERIRERVLDNMFHAANQGKWLTQSPYGYRLEDKVLIIHEPEAKTVRQMYDLYLNQGMGFFAIARQLNEKGIPSRHNKEWSIRSVKLLLTNPVYKGTFIWNRVDSSKKKRTIKDDKDWIVIDDCLPAIIDKNTWERVQTKMSRPGIAPRAQTSPHLLGGILKCGNCGSGMSIGWSGSRDRRYRVYRCSANKNKGTCTSKQYKADEVESWFLQGLAGLSDSLFLELVPHLVEKARSSQSSRGDQQITAAKNRYKRKVEAYTAGLIELQDLNEEKQRMEKVIQENQSSNEQGEKIKVDELKEMLESKIKTVLDAINVLPVEEAKVLLRTLVSKVTVLGEGELDIELNI is encoded by the coding sequence ATGAATGTTGAGAATACCACAAGCCGTTTTGTAGCGATTTATTGCCGCGTATCGACCGATGAGCAGGCACGTGAAGGTGTTTCCTTGGATGAGCAGCAGGAGCGCCTGAAGGCCTACTGTAAGGCCATGGGCTGGACAGACGAGGTCCTGTTGTTCATTGACGATGGCTACTCCGCAAAAAGCACAGACCGCCCTCAGCTCAAGCGGTTGATGACATACATAGAGAATGGGGAAATCTCAAAAGTTATGGTCACCAAACTGGATCGGATGAGCCGCCGATTGCTCGATTTGCTTACGCTGATCGACATGTTCCAGCAGCACCAAGTCGCATTTATCTCGATCAGTGAATCGTTTGATACGAACACGCCGTCAGGTCGTTTAACACTTCAAGTGCTTGGTGCTGTCGCGGAATTTGAACGTGAGCGTATTCGAGAGCGTGTACTGGATAATATGTTCCATGCTGCCAACCAAGGTAAATGGCTGACCCAGAGTCCCTACGGGTACCGCTTGGAAGATAAAGTTCTTATCATCCATGAGCCCGAGGCTAAGACTGTACGACAGATGTATGATCTATACCTCAATCAGGGAATGGGATTCTTCGCAATTGCCAGACAACTGAACGAAAAAGGTATACCTTCCAGACACAACAAAGAATGGTCCATTCGTTCCGTAAAACTGCTGCTTACTAATCCTGTATATAAAGGCACCTTTATATGGAACCGCGTGGATTCAAGCAAGAAGAAAAGAACCATAAAGGATGATAAGGATTGGATTGTCATTGACGATTGCCTACCCGCCATTATCGACAAGAACACTTGGGAAAGAGTGCAGACCAAAATGAGCAGACCAGGCATTGCTCCCCGCGCCCAGACCAGCCCCCATCTTCTCGGCGGCATACTGAAATGTGGAAACTGCGGGTCGGGGATGAGCATTGGCTGGTCAGGTTCACGAGACAGACGTTACCGCGTCTACCGCTGCTCTGCGAATAAGAACAAAGGAACATGCACAAGCAAGCAGTATAAAGCCGACGAAGTGGAATCCTGGTTTTTGCAGGGGTTAGCAGGTTTATCTGATTCACTTTTCCTTGAACTGGTTCCTCATTTGGTTGAGAAGGCCCGTAGCAGCCAGAGCAGCCGTGGTGATCAACAAATCACGGCAGCTAAAAACCGTTATAAGCGGAAGGTTGAAGCATATACCGCTGGATTGATTGAGTTGCAGGATTTAAACGAGGAGAAGCAGCGGATGGAGAAAGTTATACAGGAGAATCAGAGTTCTAATGAACAGGGAGAGAAAATAAAGGTGGATGAGCTGAAGGAAATGCTTGAGAGCAAGATCAAGACGGTACTGGATGCGATAAATGTGTTGCCTGTTGAGGAGGCTAAGGTGCTGCTAAGGACGTTGGTTTCGAAGGTCACGGTTTTGGGGGAGGGGGAGTTGGATATAGAGTTAAATATTTAA
- a CDS encoding helix-turn-helix transcriptional regulator has product MQEIGQQIRQIRNRKGISLNAYANELGVSSGYLSNLETGKTQNITLSVLEQLQKDLNLVPFPADSSDEIRMRLDRVYELLMNLQTCKPDAVEYLLRCVEEGAEAFLSHYTSSPR; this is encoded by the coding sequence ATGCAGGAAATCGGTCAACAAATTCGTCAAATTCGCAATCGGAAGGGCATTAGTCTAAATGCCTACGCTAATGAACTCGGTGTATCTTCGGGATATCTTTCTAACTTAGAAACGGGTAAAACCCAAAACATAACCCTTAGTGTTCTGGAACAACTGCAAAAGGATCTTAACTTAGTCCCGTTTCCTGCGGATAGCAGTGATGAAATTCGAATGCGTCTGGATAGGGTGTACGAACTTCTTATGAATTTGCAAACTTGTAAACCTGATGCCGTTGAATATTTGCTTCGCTGTGTTGAAGAAGGAGCCGAAGCTTTCTTATCGCATTACACCTCCTCGCCTCGGTAA
- a CDS encoding recombinase family protein — MKTALYARHSIDQKIQKTSLKSQIAEGENTAFKNKLFIDERYLDPKVSARNNNRFQRPELHRLLSDIQAGIIQNVIVSRRCRLARNLTEHLEIYEIFKKNKISVIFSEETEPPMIYSEEGEILEAIFGAKNELEGDKIVEGIKAGKRAKAKKGESPGGQTPYGYRLIKTDDKREAGAMMKQEEEVVVIRKLFNVFLEQNFKSFANYVKYLKSQNIIPQDWSDSRIRGMFGNQYYNGYLSYGDVRTAVPHLRIFEDEDWNKIQEKFAAYSTGRKNAKHNVVYLLKDKITCSLCGGMMSTLNYNYKDVEGLYICKKHGLKLKKNEVEGSYLQAAKEYLLHELPLELEKQFPKYVTEKTSELESRLFQLEFDLSIIGSLLITQTRQYMLDKSNHNKDELIEVKRRHQFIQEDISCIRGEIERFKGMVQYAASPHLKAAEFALESRLSELGSDELIRFLISMSVRITANSKILRIDWSQGQSKYTEVEI, encoded by the coding sequence ATGAAGACGGCGTTGTATGCAAGACATTCAATTGACCAAAAAATTCAAAAGACATCGTTGAAATCACAGATAGCCGAAGGAGAAAACACGGCATTCAAGAACAAGTTGTTCATCGATGAGCGATATCTTGACCCTAAAGTCTCAGCGCGTAACAATAACAGATTTCAGAGACCTGAACTGCATCGTTTGCTCTCCGATATTCAGGCGGGGATTATTCAAAATGTAATTGTTAGCAGACGTTGTAGGTTGGCACGCAACTTGACGGAACATCTTGAGATTTACGAAATTTTCAAGAAAAATAAGATCAGCGTGATCTTCTCGGAGGAGACCGAACCTCCTATGATCTATTCCGAGGAGGGGGAGATTCTTGAAGCCATATTTGGAGCGAAGAACGAGCTTGAAGGGGACAAGATTGTTGAAGGGATCAAAGCGGGTAAACGAGCGAAAGCGAAAAAGGGTGAAAGCCCAGGAGGTCAAACGCCTTATGGGTACCGACTAATTAAGACAGATGACAAAAGAGAAGCTGGGGCAATGATGAAACAAGAAGAGGAAGTTGTAGTGATAAGAAAGTTGTTCAATGTATTTCTCGAACAAAACTTCAAGTCATTCGCTAATTATGTAAAGTACTTAAAATCACAGAATATAATTCCCCAAGATTGGAGTGACTCTCGAATTCGCGGGATGTTCGGTAATCAGTATTACAATGGATATCTGAGTTATGGGGATGTGCGTACAGCGGTTCCTCACCTGCGTATTTTTGAAGATGAAGATTGGAATAAGATTCAGGAGAAGTTCGCAGCATATTCAACTGGCCGAAAGAACGCCAAACATAATGTCGTATATCTCCTTAAAGACAAAATCACCTGTTCATTATGTGGAGGTATGATGTCAACCCTGAATTATAACTATAAAGATGTTGAGGGGTTATACATTTGCAAAAAGCATGGTCTTAAACTTAAAAAGAATGAAGTTGAAGGAAGTTATTTACAAGCTGCTAAGGAATATCTTCTGCATGAGTTACCCTTGGAATTAGAGAAGCAGTTTCCCAAATATGTAACTGAAAAAACAAGCGAGTTAGAAAGCAGATTATTCCAGTTAGAGTTCGATCTCAGTATTATCGGCTCTTTGTTAATAACACAAACCAGGCAATACATGCTCGATAAGTCGAATCACAATAAGGATGAATTAATAGAGGTAAAGCGTAGACATCAATTCATACAGGAGGATATTAGCTGCATTAGGGGTGAAATTGAAAGGTTTAAAGGAATGGTACAATACGCTGCATCACCTCATTTGAAAGCGGCCGAATTTGCTCTGGAATCCAGATTATCGGAACTTGGGAGTGATGAGTTAATCCGATTTCTCATATCTATGAGCGTACGGATTACGGCGAATTCCAAAATATTAAGAATTGATTGGAGTCAGGGTCAAAGTAAATACACGGAGGTGGAGATTTGA
- a CDS encoding recombinase family protein: MIITDFIKPGMKGAFYGRHSTDKQEMDSQNSACEEFVRRHELSLVGRYLDSAVSARKKEMNERPELKRLLDDAQKRLFDFVLVWAEDRLARKTREHREIRKKFVEYKIPVYVLHNNTRYDEGELLSQTIRDSFSQYQGDKIAGDTKRAMRTLLKEGQWTGGSAPYGYRYLKDTKKFETIPDEIEHVQKIFSLYKQGNLGFRAIAGMLPKESRRGRDWKWNHIKEIITNPFYAGILTLNRRDSISHLTVNKEMTDWLQGSNTSIKPVVTLEAWKTTWFIYKNRRDYYDGEESLKNAGLKFAQFYVTKNVLNGLLYCAECNERLKCKDMTSKNKYNGKDYGDIFYVCTECNYKVGAEKLSPIIDAIWKKIQRSIDITRISEVVYARFQNEVTTIQHRTELYEKQIQEFSNNKVHYESWIEEYGKINSEDRDVYEAFSLANAYNEQNLLAAKKMYTRYKHKLDFLKQDKETVIQETEKLVNRIKCDRKSLPVHDEKQILQFALAYLTIDQNGKIEYAIKSELL; this comes from the coding sequence TTGATTATAACTGACTTCATTAAACCTGGAATGAAGGGGGCTTTCTATGGAAGGCATTCGACGGATAAACAGGAGATGGATTCCCAGAACAGTGCTTGCGAGGAGTTCGTAAGACGGCATGAGTTAAGTCTCGTTGGCCGTTATTTGGACAGTGCGGTATCGGCAAGAAAGAAGGAGATGAATGAACGTCCCGAGTTGAAAAGATTGCTCGATGATGCACAGAAGCGGTTGTTTGATTTTGTCCTGGTGTGGGCTGAAGATCGATTGGCAAGAAAAACCAGAGAGCACCGTGAAATTCGCAAGAAATTTGTGGAGTATAAAATCCCCGTATATGTGCTTCACAATAACACCCGTTATGACGAAGGTGAGTTATTATCGCAAACGATTCGCGACAGTTTCTCACAGTATCAAGGGGATAAAATTGCTGGTGATACTAAACGCGCGATGAGGACATTGCTGAAGGAAGGTCAGTGGACGGGCGGATCAGCTCCATATGGTTATAGATATCTTAAGGATACGAAGAAATTTGAGACCATTCCCGATGAAATTGAGCATGTGCAAAAAATATTCTCTCTCTACAAGCAGGGTAATTTGGGATTCAGGGCGATTGCGGGAATGCTGCCCAAAGAGTCAAGAAGAGGTCGGGATTGGAAATGGAACCATATCAAAGAGATCATAACGAATCCTTTTTACGCGGGAATATTGACTTTGAACCGTCGCGATTCCATTTCCCATTTAACAGTAAATAAAGAAATGACGGATTGGCTACAAGGCAGTAATACTTCTATTAAACCCGTTGTGACACTTGAGGCGTGGAAAACAACCTGGTTCATATATAAAAATCGCAGGGATTATTACGATGGTGAAGAATCTTTGAAAAACGCAGGGCTTAAATTTGCTCAGTTCTATGTCACAAAGAATGTATTGAATGGACTGCTGTACTGTGCAGAATGCAATGAACGTTTGAAATGCAAGGATATGACCTCCAAAAATAAATACAATGGAAAGGATTATGGTGATATTTTTTATGTATGCACTGAGTGTAACTATAAGGTAGGGGCAGAAAAATTATCGCCGATTATTGACGCAATTTGGAAAAAGATACAGCGGTCAATCGATATTACCAGGATCTCGGAAGTAGTATATGCTCGCTTTCAAAATGAAGTAACCACCATACAGCATCGAACGGAATTGTATGAAAAGCAAATTCAAGAATTCTCAAACAACAAAGTGCATTACGAATCATGGATTGAAGAGTATGGGAAGATAAACAGTGAAGACAGGGATGTCTACGAGGCGTTCAGTTTAGCTAATGCCTATAATGAGCAAAACTTATTAGCTGCTAAGAAAATGTACACACGATATAAACATAAACTGGATTTCTTAAAACAAGATAAGGAGACGGTTATTCAAGAGACAGAGAAGCTTGTGAACAGAATAAAATGTGACCGTAAGAGTTTACCTG